A region from the Hippoglossus hippoglossus isolate fHipHip1 chromosome 16, fHipHip1.pri, whole genome shotgun sequence genome encodes:
- the fam171a1 gene encoding protein FAM171A1 isoform X1 — MHDSTEHTALFPGVKHPGTLRLPDMGRDLLCGINRVCAHVSAMRAADRSSAGAAVVLCLLGYLASEAAAKTLPEDSATEEVTLKVHLSDASTHQPLGGAAIQLFANHTSVTTETSSADGNTYLRFPYRLGTPLVVTATKQGYVPNSVPWTPSRLPVFSSISLDLLPERAATLMVYEDVVEIVSSLQGFRRQPNVHFQRRALSLPANTSYANLTALLTVASSPSHIQHFPHLQVLGGNGTGAEKKFELTPVAAISVHLLASDGVELQVTEPITVSVPLPADSGLKENDHIPAWRFDPRLGAWIKSSWGHVQKEGNQLSLTYIAPQLGYWVAAMSPLHSDPLVAKDISTYHTVFLLAILGGMALILLCLLCLLLYYCRRRCLKPRVSRRTFTLSSGLDSSKRDQATSMSHLNLISNEVQLELVSTATEPDMTTPMLKPFSYEHQDNQRQHSLIHHSKHSRSSLGNSHQGSSLGNLTPRSRDYRQSVETFQLKAGLSSGTDRGYRQSYTSVCSSSNPISDAFSSAHHGQVSANLLSNIGIVDCISPSSPPHSPIRVEGVECRAPDYLLSRSVDHLERPSPPLLSRPGQLLCCGSVDLLSGGEGYPRVRPTLVIPAHYMRLPGEHPLSGQALLLQTDQQSDLETIQAELNASHSQQPLGQTSTDCSPGPRKQGDRGGRGLTESLSIPGALGETSLVEINSEDTLLAEKTLMELRGGKPLLHPRAWFVSLDGRSNAHIRHSYIDLQRAGCQNNMPVSGGQQGRRHGNGNDASLDSGVDLNEPRAGRRGRDVVRKERRIEKDRSKSTTPAMTYTQLVYVDDLDRGGSEEETSSCSPQDIKTGPVLSDKAEGQTGELGQGDVEEKGVEGVHIQEQPPSLSSSSPSSPPASPPVSPPPPLPKPEGVTFRSEHTLMSVSPDDDVPQEDGEEEKKSPWQKREERPLLSFNLK; from the exons ATGCACGACAGCACCGAGCACACTGCGCTCTTCCCCGGCGTGAAACACCCAGGAACGCTGCGGCTGCCGGACATGGGGCGGGACCTCCTTTGTGGAATTAACCGTGTGTGCGCCCATGTGTCCG cgATGCGGGCTGCGGACCGGAGCAGCGCCGGAGCCGCGGTAGTTCTCTGCCTTTTGGGATACCTCGCCTCCGAAGCCGCCGCCAAAACGCTACCGGAGGACTCGGCCACCGAAG AGGTGACTCTGAAGGTTCACCTGAGCGATGCCAGCACTCACCAGCCCCTGGGAGGAGCCGCTATTCAGCTCTTCGCCAACCACACGTCTGTAACCACGGAAACCTCATCAGCTGATGGCAACACCTACCTGCGCTTCCCCTACCGCCTTGGGACACCACTGGTCGTCACTGCAACTAAACAGGGATATGTGCCAAACTCTGTGCCCTGGACTCCCTCTAGATTACCTG TGTTTTCCTCCATCAGCCTGGACCTGCTCCCAGAAAGAGCTGCTACTCTGATGGTGTATGAAGATGTGGTGGAGATTGTGTCAAGCCTACAAG GTTTTAGACGTCAGCCCAACGTTCACTTCCAGCGCAGAGCTCTGAGTCTTCCTGCCAACACTTCCTATGCCAACCTGACCGCTCTGCTCACCGTGGCCAGCTCCCCTTCACACATCCAGCACTTCCCTCACCTGCAGGTCCTCGGCGGCAACGGCACAG GAGCTGAGAAGAAGTTTGAGTTGACTCCCGTGGCAGCCATCTCTGTTCATCTACTGGCCAGTGatggtgtggagctgcaggtgacCGAGCCAATCACGGTGTCTGTGCCCCTGCCGGCTGACAGCGGCCTGAAGGAAAATGATCACATCCCTGCTTGGAGATTTGACCCGCGCTTGG gcgCCTGGATAAAGAGCAGTTGGGGTCATGTGCAGAAGGAGGGCAACCAGCTCAGTCTGACCTACATTGCTCCTCAGCTAGGATATTGGGTGGCCGCCATGTCGCCACTGCACTCAG ATCCATTGGTTGCGAAGGATATCAGCACATACCACACTGTGTTTCTACTGGCCATACTGGGAGGCATGGCTCTCATTCTGCTTTGCCTGCTGTGCCTTCTGTTGTACTACTGCAG GCGTCGTTGCTTGAAGCCTCGAGTGTCTCGACGCACGTTCACGTTGTCCTCCGGTCTGGACAGTAGTAAGAGGGACCAAGCCACCTCCATGTCCCACCTCAACCTCATCAGCAATGAG GTGCAGCTGGAGCTTGTTTCTACAGCAACTGAGCCTGACATGACCACACCGATGCTGAAGCCTTTCTCATATGAGCATCAAGACAATCAGCGTCAGCACAGCTTAATAcatcacagcaaacacagccgCTCTTCTCTCGGCAACAGCCACCAGGGCTCATCTCTTGGCAACCTGACGCCTCGCAGCAGAGACTACCGGCAGTCTGTGGAGACGTTCCAATTAAAGGCCGGACTTTCATCCGGGACAGACCGGGGCTACCGCCAATCATACACCTCCGTCTGCTCGTCCAGCAACCCGATTTCCGATGCATTTTCGTCAGCACATCATGGTCAGGTGTCAGCTAACCTGCTGAGCAATATTGGGATTGTTGATTGTatctccccttcctctcctccccactCCCCCATTAGAGTGGAGGGAGTTGAGTGCAGGGCTCCTGACTACCTTCTGTCCCGGTCTGTGGACCACCTGGAGCGCCCGAGCCCCCCTTTGCTCTCCCGTCCAGgtcagctgctctgctgtggaTCTGTGGACCTCCTGAGTGGGGGAGAAGGATACCCGAGGGTGCGCCCCACACTGGTGATCCCAGCACACTACATGCGCCTTCCTGGGGAGCACCCACTATCCGGTCAGGCCCTCTTGTTGCAGACTGACCAACAGAGTGACCTGGAGACCATCCAGGCAGAGCTCAATGCCTCACATTCCCAGCAGCCCCTTGGACAAACCTCCACAGACTGCTCGCCAGGTCCCAGGAAGCAGGGTGACCGAGGGGGGCGTGGCCTAACTGAGTCTCTGTCTATTCCAGGAGCTCTAGGCGAAACATCTCTAGTGGAAATAAACAGTGAGGACACCTTGTTGGCTGAAAAGACTTTAATGGAGCTCAGAGGAGGAAAGCCTCTTCTTCACCCACGAGCCTGGTTTGTCTCACTGGATGGACGCTCCAACGCTCACATTCGCCACTCCTACATCGACCTCCAGCGGGCGGGGTGCCAAAACAACATGCCAGTGTCAGGAGGTCAGCAAGGCAGGAGGCATGGCAACGGCAACGATGCCAGTCTGGACTCTGGCGTGGACCTGAACGAGCCGAGAGCGGGGCGCAGGGGGAGAGACGTAGTGCGGAAGGAAAGAAGGATTGAGAAAGACAGGTCGAAGAGCACAACACCAGCCATGACCTACACTCAGCTGGTGTATGTGGATGATCTGGATCGAGgaggcagcgaggaggagaCATCCAGTTGCAGCCCTCAGGACATCAAAACAGGACCTGTTCTGTCAGACAAAGCAGAGGGTCAAACAGGAGAACTGGGTCAGGgggatgtggaggagaaaggagTAGAGGGGGTACACATACAAGAGCAACCCCCAtcactttcctcttcttctccttcttctcctcctgcttctcctcctgtttctcctcctcctcctctgccaaaACCAGAGGGAGTGACTTTCCGGTCTGAACACACGCTGATGTCAGTATCTCCAGATGATGATGTACCGCAGGAGGAtggcgaggaggagaagaagagtcCATggcagaagagagaggagcgacCCCTGCTGTCCTTCAACCTGAAATGA
- the fam171a1 gene encoding protein FAM171A1 isoform X2 codes for MVYEDVVEIVSSLQGFRRQPNVHFQRRALSLPANTSYANLTALLTVASSPSHIQHFPHLQVLGGNGTGAEKKFELTPVAAISVHLLASDGVELQVTEPITVSVPLPADSGLKENDHIPAWRFDPRLGAWIKSSWGHVQKEGNQLSLTYIAPQLGYWVAAMSPLHSDPLVAKDISTYHTVFLLAILGGMALILLCLLCLLLYYCRRRCLKPRVSRRTFTLSSGLDSSKRDQATSMSHLNLISNEVQLELVSTATEPDMTTPMLKPFSYEHQDNQRQHSLIHHSKHSRSSLGNSHQGSSLGNLTPRSRDYRQSVETFQLKAGLSSGTDRGYRQSYTSVCSSSNPISDAFSSAHHGQVSANLLSNIGIVDCISPSSPPHSPIRVEGVECRAPDYLLSRSVDHLERPSPPLLSRPGQLLCCGSVDLLSGGEGYPRVRPTLVIPAHYMRLPGEHPLSGQALLLQTDQQSDLETIQAELNASHSQQPLGQTSTDCSPGPRKQGDRGGRGLTESLSIPGALGETSLVEINSEDTLLAEKTLMELRGGKPLLHPRAWFVSLDGRSNAHIRHSYIDLQRAGCQNNMPVSGGQQGRRHGNGNDASLDSGVDLNEPRAGRRGRDVVRKERRIEKDRSKSTTPAMTYTQLVYVDDLDRGGSEEETSSCSPQDIKTGPVLSDKAEGQTGELGQGDVEEKGVEGVHIQEQPPSLSSSSPSSPPASPPVSPPPPLPKPEGVTFRSEHTLMSVSPDDDVPQEDGEEEKKSPWQKREERPLLSFNLK; via the exons ATGGTGTATGAAGATGTGGTGGAGATTGTGTCAAGCCTACAAG GTTTTAGACGTCAGCCCAACGTTCACTTCCAGCGCAGAGCTCTGAGTCTTCCTGCCAACACTTCCTATGCCAACCTGACCGCTCTGCTCACCGTGGCCAGCTCCCCTTCACACATCCAGCACTTCCCTCACCTGCAGGTCCTCGGCGGCAACGGCACAG GAGCTGAGAAGAAGTTTGAGTTGACTCCCGTGGCAGCCATCTCTGTTCATCTACTGGCCAGTGatggtgtggagctgcaggtgacCGAGCCAATCACGGTGTCTGTGCCCCTGCCGGCTGACAGCGGCCTGAAGGAAAATGATCACATCCCTGCTTGGAGATTTGACCCGCGCTTGG gcgCCTGGATAAAGAGCAGTTGGGGTCATGTGCAGAAGGAGGGCAACCAGCTCAGTCTGACCTACATTGCTCCTCAGCTAGGATATTGGGTGGCCGCCATGTCGCCACTGCACTCAG ATCCATTGGTTGCGAAGGATATCAGCACATACCACACTGTGTTTCTACTGGCCATACTGGGAGGCATGGCTCTCATTCTGCTTTGCCTGCTGTGCCTTCTGTTGTACTACTGCAG GCGTCGTTGCTTGAAGCCTCGAGTGTCTCGACGCACGTTCACGTTGTCCTCCGGTCTGGACAGTAGTAAGAGGGACCAAGCCACCTCCATGTCCCACCTCAACCTCATCAGCAATGAG GTGCAGCTGGAGCTTGTTTCTACAGCAACTGAGCCTGACATGACCACACCGATGCTGAAGCCTTTCTCATATGAGCATCAAGACAATCAGCGTCAGCACAGCTTAATAcatcacagcaaacacagccgCTCTTCTCTCGGCAACAGCCACCAGGGCTCATCTCTTGGCAACCTGACGCCTCGCAGCAGAGACTACCGGCAGTCTGTGGAGACGTTCCAATTAAAGGCCGGACTTTCATCCGGGACAGACCGGGGCTACCGCCAATCATACACCTCCGTCTGCTCGTCCAGCAACCCGATTTCCGATGCATTTTCGTCAGCACATCATGGTCAGGTGTCAGCTAACCTGCTGAGCAATATTGGGATTGTTGATTGTatctccccttcctctcctccccactCCCCCATTAGAGTGGAGGGAGTTGAGTGCAGGGCTCCTGACTACCTTCTGTCCCGGTCTGTGGACCACCTGGAGCGCCCGAGCCCCCCTTTGCTCTCCCGTCCAGgtcagctgctctgctgtggaTCTGTGGACCTCCTGAGTGGGGGAGAAGGATACCCGAGGGTGCGCCCCACACTGGTGATCCCAGCACACTACATGCGCCTTCCTGGGGAGCACCCACTATCCGGTCAGGCCCTCTTGTTGCAGACTGACCAACAGAGTGACCTGGAGACCATCCAGGCAGAGCTCAATGCCTCACATTCCCAGCAGCCCCTTGGACAAACCTCCACAGACTGCTCGCCAGGTCCCAGGAAGCAGGGTGACCGAGGGGGGCGTGGCCTAACTGAGTCTCTGTCTATTCCAGGAGCTCTAGGCGAAACATCTCTAGTGGAAATAAACAGTGAGGACACCTTGTTGGCTGAAAAGACTTTAATGGAGCTCAGAGGAGGAAAGCCTCTTCTTCACCCACGAGCCTGGTTTGTCTCACTGGATGGACGCTCCAACGCTCACATTCGCCACTCCTACATCGACCTCCAGCGGGCGGGGTGCCAAAACAACATGCCAGTGTCAGGAGGTCAGCAAGGCAGGAGGCATGGCAACGGCAACGATGCCAGTCTGGACTCTGGCGTGGACCTGAACGAGCCGAGAGCGGGGCGCAGGGGGAGAGACGTAGTGCGGAAGGAAAGAAGGATTGAGAAAGACAGGTCGAAGAGCACAACACCAGCCATGACCTACACTCAGCTGGTGTATGTGGATGATCTGGATCGAGgaggcagcgaggaggagaCATCCAGTTGCAGCCCTCAGGACATCAAAACAGGACCTGTTCTGTCAGACAAAGCAGAGGGTCAAACAGGAGAACTGGGTCAGGgggatgtggaggagaaaggagTAGAGGGGGTACACATACAAGAGCAACCCCCAtcactttcctcttcttctccttcttctcctcctgcttctcctcctgtttctcctcctcctcctctgccaaaACCAGAGGGAGTGACTTTCCGGTCTGAACACACGCTGATGTCAGTATCTCCAGATGATGATGTACCGCAGGAGGAtggcgaggaggagaagaagagtcCATggcagaagagagaggagcgacCCCTGCTGTCCTTCAACCTGAAATGA
- the LOC117776730 gene encoding H-2 class II histocompatibility antigen, E-S beta chain-like: MNVRSFSSLLCVFLLFPIADAFFMHGFIRCQLISKHEVVYLEQVYFNKRLIVQYNSSLGNYTSYVEYMKEVVHYLNDPSFLKKKEKDIEKCRSHLPKMEVLSTPVKPYVRLSSAKAESGRHQRVLVCNVYNFYPKQIRVTWLRDGKNATSDVTSTDKLANGNWLYHIHSHLEYTPRLREKITCMVEHVSFKDPQLYDWDPMSESERKKFAVGTAGLLLGLVVLLAGGIYYKRNTTGRELVPTG, encoded by the exons ATGAATGTTCGCAGCTTCTCTTCACTTCTGTGCGTATTCCTGTTGTTTCCAATAGCAG ATGCTTTCTTCATGCATGGGTTCATTCGTTGCCAACTTATATCCAAGCATGAAGTTGTGTATCTGGAACAAGTCTACTTTAATAAGAGGCTTATTGTCCAGTACAACAGCTCCTTGGGAAACTATACCAGCTACGTCGAATACATGAAGGAAGTTGTACACTACCTTAACGACCCAtcttttttgaaaaaaaaggaaaaggataTTGAGAAATGCAGAAGCCACTTACCAAAAATGGAAGTCCTTTCAACACCAG TCAAGCCCTATGTCAGACTGAGTTCAGCTAAGGCAGAGAGCGGCAGACATCAGAGAGTCCTCGTCTGCAACGTGTACAACTTTTATCCCAAACAAATCAGAGTGACATGGCTGAGGGACGGAAAGAATGCAACATCTGATGTGACGTCCACTGACAAGCTGGCCAACGGGAACTGGCTCTACCACATCCACTCCCATCTGGAGTATACGCccagactgagagagaaaattaCCTGTATGGTGGAGCACGTCAGCTTTAAGGATCCACAACTTTATGACTGGG accCCATGTCTGAGTCCGAGAGGAAAAAGTTTGCTGTTGGGACTGCAGGGCTGCTGCTGGGTCTTGTTGTTTTACTTGCTGGGGGGATTTACTACAAGAGGAACACTACTG GTCGGGAGTTGGTGCCAACGGGTTAA
- the LOC117776379 gene encoding LOW QUALITY PROTEIN: H-2 class II histocompatibility antigen, A-U alpha chain-like (The sequence of the model RefSeq protein was modified relative to this genomic sequence to represent the inferred CDS: substituted 1 base at 1 genomic stop codon), translating to MGTFQAKNMVXILTLNNFCTCSQIAHEAVTVLGCFENGSTELHEEFDGEEIVYIDFDRKEFVFTVPTFIVPDPREIIGDLLVHKIIKKGYKACRVALTYCKAEEQSASEEKDPPESIIYPAEDVQLGVENSLICFVNNFFPPYIEVSWTKNDRPVSEGVSLSRYYPNNDQTFHQFSTLIFTPGEGDIYSCTVEHSALERPKTRIWEADFSHQSHGADVFCGVGLTLGLLGVAGGTFLFVKGHHGY from the exons ATGGGAACTTTTCAA GcgaaaaacatggtgtaaatccTGACACTCAACAACTTCTGCACCTGTTCACAAA ttgCCCATGAAGCTGTCACTGTTTTGGGCTGCTTTGAAAATGGTAGCACTGAGTTGCACGAAGAATTTGATGGTGAAGAGATTGTGTACATAGATTTTGACAGAAAGGAGTTTGTATTCACCGTGCCCACATTTATCGTGCCGGACCCAAGAGAAATAATTGGTGACTTACTTGTACATAAAATTATCAAAAAAGGATATAAAGCGTGTAGAGTAGCTCTTACATACTGCAAAGCAGAGGAGCAAAGTGCATCAGAAGAGAAAG ACCCCCCTGAGAGTATCATCTACCCTGCAGAGGACGTTCAGTTAGGAGTTGAAAACAGCCTCATCTGCTTCGTGAATAATTTTTTCCCACCTTACATCGAAGTCAGCTGGACTAAAAATGATCGTCCGGTGTCGGAGGGGGTGTCACTCAGTCGATATTACCCCAATAATGATCAGACCTTCCACCAGTTCTCCACCTTGATCTTCACACCGGGCGAGGGGGACATTTACAGTTGTACTGTGGAGCACTCGGCCCTCGAGAGGCCTAAAACAAGAATCTGGG AAGCTGATTTTAGTCATCAAAGTCATGGAGCAGATGTTTTCTGTGGAGTCGGCCTGACTCTTGGCTTATTGGGGGTAGCAGGTGgtacatttctgtttgtcaaaGGACACCATGGATACTAA
- the LOC117777371 gene encoding H-2 class II histocompatibility antigen, A-U alpha chain-like — protein sequence MAFSLSALCSAVIILTLNNFCTCSQIAHEAVTVLGCFENGSTELHEEFDGEEIVYIDFDRKEFVFTVPTFIVPDPREIIGDLLVHKIIKKGYKACRVALTYCKAEEQSASEEKDPPESIIYPAEDVQLGVENSLICFVNNFFPPYIEVSWTKNDRPVSEGVSLSRYYPNNDQTFHQFSTLIFTPGEGDIYSCTVEHSALERPKTRIWEADFSHQSHGADVFCGVGLTLGLLGVAGGTFLFVKGHHGY from the exons ATGGcgttctccctctctgctctctgctctgctgttatAATCCTGACACTCAACAACTTCTGCACCTGTTCACAAA ttgCCCATGAAGCTGTCACTGTTTTGGGCTGCTTTGAAAATGGTAGCACTGAGTTGCACGAAGAATTTGATGGTGAAGAGATTGTGTACATAGATTTTGACAGAAAGGAGTTTGTATTCACCGTGCCCACATTTATCGTGCCGGACCCAAGAGAAATAATTGGTGACTTACTTGTACATAAAATTATCAAAAAAGGATATAAAGCGTGTAGAGTAGCTCTTACATACTGCAAAGCAGAGGAGCAAAGTGCATCAGAAGAGAAAG ACCCCCCTGAGAGTATCATCTACCCTGCAGAGGACGTTCAGTTAGGAGTTGAAAACAGCCTCATCTGCTTCGTGAATAATTTTTTCCCACCTTACATCGAAGTCAGCTGGACTAAAAATGATCGTCCGGTGTCGGAGGGGGTGTCACTCAGTCGATATTACCCCAATAATGATCAGACCTTCCACCAGTTCTCCACCTTGATCTTCACACCGGGCGAGGGGGACATTTACAGTTGTACTGTGGAGCACTCGGCCCTCGAGAGGCCTAAAACAAGAATCTGGG AAGCTGATTTTAGTCATCAAAGTCATGGAGCAGATGTTTTCTGTGGAGTCGGCCTGACTCTTGGCTTATTGGGGGTAGCAGGTGGtacttttctgtttgtcaaAGGACACCATGGATATTAA